One window from the genome of Fulvivirga lutea encodes:
- a CDS encoding RNA polymerase sigma factor translates to MRESKVFDELLIIRCNEGDQKAFELLVKRWNKKLLAFTYRYVKDFEVSKDIVQDSWVSIFNAMHKLKEPAKFHSWAFRITYNKIIDQFKKSQKDHDIRASEEIQHPNEESEQPDVRTYLNKLPPEQKTVLTLFYLEELSIMDISKVLDIPIGTVKSRIFYAREKLKEIINKKSYENHG, encoded by the coding sequence ATGAGGGAATCGAAAGTATTTGATGAACTGTTAATCATTCGATGTAATGAAGGCGATCAGAAGGCATTTGAGCTGTTGGTAAAAAGGTGGAATAAAAAACTACTGGCTTTTACTTACAGATATGTAAAGGACTTCGAAGTTTCGAAAGATATTGTTCAGGATAGTTGGGTATCGATATTCAACGCCATGCACAAACTTAAGGAACCAGCTAAATTTCATTCATGGGCCTTTCGCATCACTTACAATAAAATTATTGATCAGTTTAAAAAATCTCAGAAAGATCATGACATAAGGGCGTCTGAAGAAATTCAACATCCTAATGAGGAAAGTGAGCAACCCGATGTTCGGACTTACTTAAATAAGCTTCCTCCTGAGCAGAAAACGGTCCTCACATTATTTTACCTTGAAGAGCTGTCGATAATGGATATTTCCAAAGTATTGGATATCCCTATAGGAACAGTCAAATCAAGAATATTTTATGCACGAGAAAAATTAAAAGAAATTATAAACAAGAAAAGTTATGAAAACCACGGATGA
- a CDS encoding DUF6768 family protein yields the protein MKTTDEQIDKIIHEALSKEEAEYYDQLGEQSLLDMSLGVFQGRNKNIYILTLVVSFIIFGVFVYCAIQFFNASDIKEMLIYGGIALWSIISVMAVKLWHWMEMHTNRLIREIKRLELQIASSKK from the coding sequence ATGAAAACCACGGATGAACAAATTGACAAGATCATTCATGAAGCGCTTAGCAAAGAAGAAGCTGAATATTATGATCAATTAGGTGAGCAATCTTTATTAGACATGTCACTTGGTGTGTTTCAAGGAAGAAATAAGAATATTTACATACTCACATTGGTAGTTTCCTTTATCATATTCGGTGTATTCGTTTACTGTGCCATTCAGTTTTTCAATGCATCAGACATAAAAGAAATGCTCATTTATGGAGGTATTGCATTGTGGAGCATTATTAGTGTGATGGCCGTAAAGCTTTGGCATTGGATGGAAATGCATACCAATCGATTGATTAGAGAGATAAAGAGATTGGAGCTTCAAATAGCATCTTCGAAAAAGTAA
- the rseP gene encoding RIP metalloprotease RseP, which produces MEGLVMTAQILLSLSILVGLHEMGHLLAAKFFGMRVEQFSIGFPPKIFSFKYGETEYALSAIPLGGFVKISGMIDESMDKEQMKQPPQPWEFRSKPAWQRLIVMLGGIFINVITGIVIFIFLTFLFGDSFISNKAVNESGGIIAYEYAEDIGLKTGDKILKVNGKEVDDFQKIFDSDVFLGDGSYYTVDRAGEIVNVRIPGDFIETMNSKEAFLNFIGFRMPAEVGKILEGSLAEQIELQPGDKFLEVNGVPTLYADEVKNQVTSVKGDSISFKIQRADEILSYTEPFVDESLIGVSWAIPDGLNSGQIDYGFGESIGLGTERAFGVIFTQIKAFGKMFSGELNVQKSLSGPIGIAQAYGGEWDWQRFWRLTGLLSMVLAFMNLLPIPALDGGHVMFLSFEMISGRKPGDKFLEYAQKAGMVFLLALMVFIIGNDIFKVIFG; this is translated from the coding sequence ATGGAAGGATTAGTAATGACGGCTCAGATACTTCTGAGCTTATCAATTTTAGTAGGGTTGCATGAGATGGGGCACCTGCTAGCAGCAAAGTTTTTTGGAATGCGTGTAGAACAATTTTCTATAGGTTTTCCTCCAAAAATATTCAGCTTTAAATATGGCGAAACAGAATATGCACTAAGTGCTATACCATTGGGCGGTTTCGTTAAAATTTCCGGCATGATCGATGAGTCGATGGATAAAGAGCAAATGAAACAACCACCACAGCCATGGGAGTTTCGTTCTAAGCCAGCATGGCAGCGCTTAATTGTAATGCTGGGTGGAATTTTCATTAATGTGATTACAGGTATCGTCATTTTCATTTTCCTTACTTTCTTGTTTGGAGATAGCTTTATTTCCAACAAAGCGGTAAATGAGTCAGGTGGAATAATTGCCTATGAATATGCCGAAGATATTGGACTAAAAACGGGAGATAAGATATTAAAGGTTAACGGAAAAGAAGTTGACGATTTCCAAAAGATTTTTGATTCAGATGTATTTTTAGGTGATGGATCTTATTACACAGTAGATAGAGCAGGTGAGATTGTAAATGTTCGAATCCCTGGTGACTTCATTGAAACAATGAATAGCAAAGAGGCTTTCCTTAATTTCATTGGGTTCAGAATGCCAGCCGAGGTTGGTAAGATATTAGAAGGTTCTTTAGCGGAGCAAATTGAACTACAACCTGGAGATAAGTTTCTTGAGGTAAATGGAGTACCAACACTTTATGCAGATGAAGTTAAAAATCAAGTAACCTCTGTGAAGGGTGATTCAATTTCTTTTAAAATTCAAAGAGCTGATGAAATTCTTTCATACACTGAGCCATTTGTTGATGAGTCCTTAATTGGAGTTTCATGGGCGATTCCAGACGGATTAAATTCAGGTCAAATCGATTATGGCTTTGGTGAGTCTATCGGGCTTGGCACAGAGCGCGCCTTTGGAGTAATTTTCACACAAATTAAAGCTTTTGGTAAAATGTTCAGTGGTGAGTTGAATGTTCAAAAATCGCTATCAGGCCCCATTGGTATAGCACAAGCTTATGGAGGTGAATGGGATTGGCAACGTTTCTGGAGGTTAACCGGTCTACTTTCAATGGTATTGGCATTTATGAATTTATTGCCAATACCTGCGCTAGATGGTGGTCATGTAATGTTCTTAAGCTTTGAGATGATATCAGGGCGTAAGCCTGGTGATAAGTTTCTTGAATACGCTCAAAAAGCAGGTATGGTGTTCTTACTTGCGCTAATGGTATTCATTATTGGAAATGATATCTTCAAAGTGATTTTTGGATAA
- a CDS encoding 1-deoxy-D-xylulose-5-phosphate reductoisomerase, translating to MIEKKNIAILGSTGSIGTQALDVVRLHADKFQIEVLTAQNNADLLIEQAAEFKPNTVVIGNEDLYDQVQSALDPLDIKVYCGEKALASIAEMDTVDLVLTALVGYAGLKPTIKAIEAGKNIALANKETLVVAGELITELARNKGVNIYPVDSEHSAIFQCIVGEFHNPIEKIILTASGGPFRGKSKQELLAVTKAQALKHPNWDMGAKITIDSASLMNKGLEVIEAKWLFGLNTNQIDVIVHPQSIIHSIVQFEDGSMKAQMGLPDMKLPIQYAMGYPERLKSNFPRFNFLDYPALTFEQPDIKTFRNLQLAFDALKAGGNVPCVLNAANEVAVASFLKDEIGFLEMSDVVEQCMAEIDFIKKPTYEDYVSTDTQTRIKAKEIINK from the coding sequence ATGATTGAGAAGAAAAACATAGCCATCCTTGGCTCTACAGGATCGATAGGTACACAAGCACTAGATGTAGTAAGGCTGCATGCAGATAAATTTCAGATAGAAGTTCTTACTGCTCAAAACAATGCCGATTTACTCATTGAGCAAGCTGCTGAGTTTAAACCAAATACAGTAGTTATTGGTAATGAAGATTTGTATGATCAGGTTCAGTCTGCCTTAGACCCTTTGGATATAAAAGTGTATTGTGGTGAGAAGGCCCTAGCCTCAATAGCTGAAATGGATACTGTTGATCTTGTTCTCACTGCTCTGGTTGGTTACGCAGGATTAAAACCCACTATAAAGGCCATTGAAGCCGGTAAAAACATTGCATTGGCCAATAAAGAAACCCTGGTTGTTGCAGGAGAATTAATTACCGAGCTAGCAAGAAATAAGGGCGTAAACATTTACCCTGTTGATTCTGAACATTCGGCAATTTTCCAATGTATAGTAGGAGAATTTCATAATCCGATAGAAAAAATAATCCTAACTGCATCTGGTGGACCTTTTAGAGGGAAATCTAAGCAGGAATTATTGGCTGTTACCAAAGCCCAGGCATTAAAGCACCCGAATTGGGATATGGGTGCAAAGATTACCATTGATTCCGCTTCATTGATGAACAAAGGATTGGAAGTGATTGAGGCCAAGTGGCTATTTGGGTTAAATACAAATCAAATAGATGTTATTGTTCATCCGCAATCAATCATCCATAGTATTGTGCAGTTTGAGGATGGTTCAATGAAGGCACAAATGGGCTTGCCAGATATGAAGTTACCCATCCAATACGCCATGGGCTATCCAGAGCGTTTGAAATCTAATTTCCCGCGATTTAACTTTTTAGATTACCCGGCACTCACATTTGAGCAACCTGACATAAAGACATTCCGTAACCTACAATTGGCGTTTGATGCGCTTAAGGCAGGCGGAAATGTGCCATGTGTGCTGAATGCAGCTAATGAAGTGGCTGTGGCCTCATTCTTGAAGGATGAAATTGGGTTTTTAGAAATGTCGGATGTGGTGGAACAATGCATGGCAGAAATTGATTTTATTAAAAAGCCTACTTATGAGGATTACGTGAGTACCGATACACAAACAAGAATTAAAGCAAAGGAGATTATAAATAAATAG